The Chrysemys picta bellii isolate R12L10 chromosome 5, ASM1138683v2, whole genome shotgun sequence DNA segment GTGCCAACAAGAGAATACAAAGAAGTTCTAGATCAAGGACTTGGTAACAACCTTTTGAAATCTTCATCCTCTGATTCAGACAGATTGACTTCCAGTAATGGGGATGTACAGACAAGATCTGAAGTTGGGGAGAGTGCATCTCTCCTAGGTTACTCTAGCCCAATAAAACTTATGTTTGTCTCAGAGGTTAATAGTAGTGAAGGAGTGAAATATACTTTAACTGCTGCCAGTGCATCTTCTACAGCAAACACCGATCTTTGTTTATTTCAGAAGTATCCAGACACAATAtcaggaaaaaaatctaaaacaagTGATCTTGTTCATGAAATCTGCATTGGAGACTCTGGATATAATTGTAATGAAAGTGACACTACAGAGGAATCAAATTTTGTTAATACTGAGACAATTGCAGATACTTGTGCAGCAGATGAAACTGACTTAAATTATTTTAAGCAAAGTGAAGAAACTGTGGAAAAATCAAGTAGTGGCAATGaatctgttttaaaaagaaaacctggTAGGCCTAAAAAAATAGGGCCTCAGGTTGTAAAACAGGTTAAGCGACCTATTGGACGACCTCCAAAGCCTAAAATAGACACAGCTGAAAATAGTGACCATAGATGTGAACCAACCAGTATTGGGAAAACCACCAAATCTGATGTAACGGTAATGAAAGAAGTTATCAGTAACAAGAATATTACTGTGACAGTTGTTTTTGGAAGGTCAAGAAGAACTAAAAGGCATGTTTCTGAAggtaatataaatataattaatgctaTGCCTACACAACGTGATTCCAATTTTACAAATGATTCTAGTGAACTGAGGCAAAATACAGAAACTGAAAGTGGTTTTGCAGAAATAGTAAAAGTCTTACAGAATTCTGCTACTGAAAATGAAGTCTCTGGGTCTGGTTATGAGTATATTAGACCTATCAAGAATAATCCACTGTTACCACACCTTTACAGCAATATCATACGACCAAATCAGAAGCCTTTAACTATCACTAGAAAGCCTGGTAGACCAGCAAAAGTAAAAATCTCTGGCATATCAGTGACTATTAATAGAGTTTCACCTCAGGAAAGAAAAGTAAGTATTAGCGGCTGCCTGCCTCCATTGCAACAACAGCATATGTTAGGGAAAAAAATATCACAGGAGAAGAATAATCAACCGTGCAATAAGATGAATGAAATAAAGAGCATTCAGAATGACACTACCAAGGATGCATCTGTGATTACTACTACAGAATCAAGAAAACATGAAATTCCTTTGAGGCATTCTGTTAGAGACAGAAGACCATCACTGCATTTCTTACATTCATTAGCATCTTCTAGCACATTTACTTGTAGAAGTGCCTTGCTACGTAAATCGTATAAGCTCCATTTGAAAAAAGCTAAGGATCGAAAGGAAAAACATATGCAATCAAATCTGAGGCTAGCATCCAAGGATACCTCAGAAACTAAAAATTCAGGGAGTGAAGAAAAGGGTTCTGAGGTAAATGAATTTAGGTCTGTTAATGAAATATCACTGGATCCCATTTTTTCATCAAATCCTTCTCTCAGGTGGTGGGCTACTTCCACTTCACATGACTCCTTGTTGGAAGAACTAAATAATAGATTTGAACAGATAACTAATACCTGGTTGCAAGTAGGTGGAAATGAATTTGAAAAGTGTTTATATGAAAAAATCAATCATGTTGAACAAGATTGTAGCATTAAAGTGTCAAGACCTTTAGACACCTGCCTTGTAGAACTTGAAGCATCACCTATAAAAATGCTTTTTCAGAAGAAGTGTAATATAAATGAACTTAGTACTTGGTTTATGCAAACAACAGAAACGCAGTCCCTCTCTCTAGTGAGAAAGGCAAATGCTCGCAATCCTTTGGAAGTAATTAGTACTAGAGAGATTAAGATGGGAAGTAAACAATCTGATCTTAATACTAGTCCTTTCAGAAAGCACTTTAAAAAGTTTGCACTATCCTCTCCTTCAGAACCAGCTGGGAAATTACAAATATTGCATAAAATGGTCCAGGCTCCAGTCTTAAATATGAAAAGTAATTTCACACTAGCCAGATTAAGAAGAACTGAATTTAAGAAGTTACAACATGACAAGTGGAGACAAGTGAAAAAAATGTATAACCATGGAACAGGTGACTGGAAATCTAAAAGGCGAAACTTAAGATTTTTCTGCCAaagccagttttttaaaaatgcaagtggGAAAATCAGTGATGTAGTACCCACGCACCAAGGAAAAAGTACAGTAAAAACCCAGCCCACTGAAATCTTAGAATCTCGCAATAGAATCTTGTCAACTGGAACTGAAGTCAAAGACGCATTTCTTCCACAGACAATAGAATTGTCTGACTTCAGCACACATCCTggtttaacaaatatttttaaatcacattCAGAGATAAATGGAACAAGTTATAATCAAAAAAATGTTGGAAAATCACAGAACCAACTTAAAATGAGTCAAAGTACACGGAGAGCCAAAACCTTTAAAGATTGTAGAATATTTCTGAGAAAACTGAATCATATAGAACAGCATAAATCGTTCAAGTTAAATACTATCATTTATGCTCCAGAAGCTGTTGAAAGTAGAAGCAATGAGACCTACACTGAAGAAAAAAGGCATTGTACTTTAAAGTCCTATTCTGCTAGGCAAGATGCattaaagggaaaagaaaaggatGTGGAGACATGTAAGGGAACTAATCCTTCCAAAGTGACTGCAATGCTGGATGACCAATTAGACAGCAAAAAATCAAGCAAATGCGTAAACAATGAGAGCCCTGCTGCTAGTTCTGAAGTTCTTAACAAAAtaaacataagaaaaagaccacaATGGGAGACCACTGATATGAATGTAAGAAAAAGGCATAAGAGCCAATCATGCAATACTGGACAAATGGCGAATTATTACTCAAAATACCAACTAGGTAAGTCCCCGCCcccttaattttaaaatactaattttaaattaaagtatAACTGAAAGAGAAGTAGAATAGCtggaaacattaaaatgtatacgGTGTGGGTCAAAAATATTTAGTCTTCAAAAAGTAATAAAATGCAACAATTTATAATACCAAAAGTATAGTGTTGAAAGTGCagttaaaatttttaaaatattttatcattttattaAAGTTTACCATCTGCTTTTACAATAGGTATATTACACTGATGATACAGGCTGATGATACACTTAATGACAAGTCAAAATAGCAATGAGCTACTTTTAGTAGCATAGTCTGAGAAAGAcgttgggtgaaattctgacaccattaaagtcagtcaattggagttttgtcaTTAATTTCACCCATACGGCATAGTCCTTGGTATGTCAGGGAGGCGTTAACTACAAAACACATTTACACAGAGATACATAGTTACAGCTCAGTtaaacaaaaaattcattttttctcatttgacattgatttaaatacaAATCTATAATAGGACTCATAATTAAACAGTAAGAT contains these protein-coding regions:
- the LCORL gene encoding ligand-dependent nuclear receptor corepressor-like protein isoform X1, coding for MEKETDRMAAAAPAPPAAASSPQCRSPRCTAERRGVRRELDSWRHRLMHCVGFESILEGLYGPRLRRDLSLFEDCEPEELTDWSMDEKCSFCNLHKETVSDRTPIIGSSQSTPTEELSSQGHSNTDKIECQAENYLNALFRKKDLPQNCDPNIPLVAQELMKKMIRQFAIEYISKSSKIQENKNGSSFEPSLICKNIQMNQTENSLQEEQDSPLDLTVNRTQEQKTQQGDGVLDLSTKKNARLEESTYDPLSSENSVSGSTVGAKSEEATKLEKGKSALNKVLESLCSYHWQQILAILKFLIQDKNVPSLCSCLQPHIIHSETQNSLTEDENHVPFCSCDGHMLTKRCCLQNQNPNTYLPSLCVCIKDLHCLPCQTVATGCIKTVVNKRIANSCNRHRCYTGQLQNCNSKYSVTAATYPSFSSTEDNDLSNSIKSSSRSRSPSPPPLSPAQNNEIETLEGSPMDFPALDNNKFEITINQPPSLLPAEGSNREYEDEGKLCKGKGFGYSNEIWLSTDQESSKCVINSEKFEKGESSAIFQDLMDRINEKLKSIETTDITTNLVKLSDSDRAPENDNVKLGDFITSLLHDAKASDYTFMELLSQHDKQVENKIIQTRFRKRQETLFAMYNSPDSPLIRRQSLQIKRELASLDETFIRKKSTLERNAKKSTKNYGKMSANKGDSYNMLEDKALQNSDSNLGMRCQTKSMSLPVCQAESMGLPLNNFETNSSFVAFSENNVTLADQTNFAKTQGDYAIEKEIDQSPLKGKYNGILGRTKRNIVPPGWYSVYVTNDFLCRKSSKAKKSPENVERDNIVKNLQAERSIDVNKIVRNTNLQVVVERLEDTINLAKKTKSPLLDSYKISSTYECDMNQTGRRGLHFNMGEKGGAGQSFLPQSHLSCSHACKPDCVPTREYKEVLDQGLGNNLLKSSSSDSDRLTSSNGDVQTRSEVGESASLLGYSSPIKLMFVSEVNSSEGVKYTLTAASASSTANTDLCLFQKYPDTISGKKSKTSDLVHEICIGDSGYNCNESDTTEESNFVNTETIADTCAADETDLNYFKQSEETVEKSSSGNESVLKRKPGRPKKIGPQVVKQVKRPIGRPPKPKIDTAENSDHRCEPTSIGKTTKSDVTVMKEVISNKNITVTVVFGRSRRTKRHVSEGNINIINAMPTQRDSNFTNDSSELRQNTETESGFAEIVKVLQNSATENEVSGSGYEYIRPIKNNPLLPHLYSNIIRPNQKPLTITRKPGRPAKVKISGISVTINRVSPQERKVSISGCLPPLQQQHMLGKKISQEKNNQPCNKMNEIKSIQNDTTKDASVITTTESRKHEIPLRHSVRDRRPSLHFLHSLASSSTFTCRSALLRKSYKLHLKKAKDRKEKHMQSNLRLASKDTSETKNSGSEEKGSEVNEFRSVNEISLDPIFSSNPSLRWWATSTSHDSLLEELNNRFEQITNTWLQVGGNEFEKCLYEKINHVEQDCSIKVSRPLDTCLVELEASPIKMLFQKKCNINELSTWFMQTTETQSLSLVRKANARNPLEVISTREIKMGSKQSDLNTSPFRKHFKKFALSSPSEPAGKLQILHKMVQAPVLNMKSNFTLARLRRTEFKKLQHDKWRQVKKMYNHGTGDWKSKRRNLRFFCQSQFFKNASGKISDVVPTHQGKSTVKTQPTEILESRNRILSTGTEVKDAFLPQTIELSDFSTHPGLTNIFKSHSEINGTSYNQKNVGKSQNQLKMSQSTRRAKTFKDCRIFLRKLNHIEQHKSFKLNTIIYAPEAVESRSNETYTEEKRHCTLKSYSARQDALKGKEKDVETCKGTNPSKVTAMLDDQLDSKKSSKCVNNESPAASSEVLNKINIRKRPQWETTDMNVRKRHKSQSCNTGQMANYYSKYQLGPLNPVGLSLLGGFASRTAEYSMTPIQIPLHGSTQV
- the LCORL gene encoding ligand-dependent nuclear receptor corepressor-like protein isoform X6; protein product: MDEKCSFCNLHKETVSDRTPIIGSSQSTPTEELSSQGHSNTDKIECQAENYLNALFRKKDLPQNCDPNIPLVAQELMKKMIRQFAIEYISKSSKIQENKNGSSFEPSLICKNIQMNQTENSLQEEQDSPLDLTVNRTQEQKTQQGDGVLDLSTKKNARLEESTYDPLSSENSVSGSTVGAKSEEATKLEKGKSALNKVLESLCSYHWQQILAILKFLIQDKNVPSLCSCLQPHIIHSETQNSLTEDENHVPFCSCDGHMLTKRCCLQNQNPNTYLPSLCVCIKDLHCLPCQTVATGCIKTVVNKRIANSCNRHRCYTGQLQNCNSKYSVTAATYPSFSSTEDNDLSNSIKSSSRSRSPSPPPLSPAQNNEIETLEGSPMDFPALDNNKFEITINQPPSLLPAEGSNREYEDEGKLCKGKGFGYSNEIWLSTDQESSKCVINSEKFEKGESSAIFQDLMDRINEKLKSIETTDITTNLVKLSDSDRAPENDNVKLGDFITSLLHDAKASDYTFMELLSQHDKQVENKIIQTRFRKRQETLFAMYNSPDSPLIRRQSLQIKRELASLDETFIRKKSTLERNAKKSTKNYGKMSANKGDSYNMLEDKALQNSDSNLGMRCQTKSMSLPVCQAESMGLPLNNFETNSSFVAFSENNVTLADQTNFAKTQGDYAIEKEIDQSPLKGKYNGILGRTKRNIVPPGWYSVYVTNDFLCRKSSKAKKSPENVERDNIVKNLQAERSIDVNKIVRNTNLQVVVERLEDTINLAKKTKSPLLDSYKISSTYECDMNQTGRRGLHFNMGEKGGAGQSFLPQSHLSCSHACKPDCVPTREYKEVLDQGLGNNLLKSSSSDSDRLTSSNGDVQTRSEVGESASLLGYSSPIKLMFVSEVNSSEGVKYTLTAASASSTANTDLCLFQKYPDTISGKKSKTSDLVHEICIGDSGYNCNESDTTEESNFVNTETIADTCAADETDLNYFKQSEETVEKSSSGNESVLKRKPGRPKKIGPQVVKQVKRPIGRPPKPKIDTAENSDHRCEPTSIGKTTKSDVTVMKEVISNKNITVTVVFGRSRRTKRHVSEGNINIINAMPTQRDSNFTNDSSELRQNTETESGFAEIVKVLQNSATENEVSGSGYEYIRPIKNNPLLPHLYSNIIRPNQKPLTITRKPGRPAKVKISGISVTINRVSPQERKVSISGCLPPLQQQHMLGKKISQEKNNQPCNKMNEIKSIQNDTTKDASVITTTESRKHEIPLRHSVRDRRPSLHFLHSLASSSTFTCRSALLRKSYKLHLKKAKDRKEKHMQSNLRLASKDTSETKNSGSEEKGSEVNEFRSVNEISLDPIFSSNPSLRWWATSTSHDSLLEELNNRFEQITNTWLQVGGNEFEKCLYEKINHVEQDCSIKVSRPLDTCLVELEASPIKMLFQKKCNINELSTWFMQTTETQSLSLVRKANARNPLEVISTREIKMGSKQSDLNTSPFRKHFKKFALSSPSEPAGKLQILHKMVQAPVLNMKSNFTLARLRRTEFKKLQHDKWRQVKKMYNHGTGDWKSKRRNLRFFCQSQFFKNASGKISDVVPTHQGKSTVKTQPTEILESRNRILSTGTEVKDAFLPQTIELSDFSTHPGLTNIFKSHSEINGTSYNQKNVGKSQNQLKMSQSTRRAKTFKDCRIFLRKLNHIEQHKSFKLNTIIYAPEAVESRSNETYTEEKRHCTLKSYSARQDALKGKEKDVETCKGTNPSKVTAMLDDQLDSKKSSKCVNNESPAASSEVLNKINIRKRPQWETTDMNVRKRHKSQSCNTGQMANYYSKYQLGPLNPVGLSLLGGFASRTAEYSMTPIQIPLHGSTQV
- the LCORL gene encoding ligand-dependent nuclear receptor corepressor-like protein isoform X3; the protein is MEKETDRMAAAAPAPPAAASSPQCRSPRCTAERRGVRRELDSWRHRLMHCVGFESILEGLYGPRLRRDLSLFEDCEPEELTDWSMDEKCSFCNLHKETVSDRTPIIGSSQSTPTEELSSQGHSNTDKIECQAENYLNALFRKKDLPQNCDPNIPLVAQELMKKMIRQFAIEYISKSSKIQENKNGSSFEPSLICKNIQMNQTENSLQEEQDSPLDLTVNRTQEQKTQQGDGVLDLSTKKNARLEESTYDPLSSENSVSGSTVGAKSEEATKLEKGKSALNKVLESLCSYHWQQILAILKFLIQDKNVPSLCSCLQPHIIHSETQNSLTEDENHVPFCSCDGHMLTKRCCLQNQNPNTYLPSLCVCIKDLHCLPCQTVATGCIKTVVNKRIANSCNRHRCYTGQLQNCNSKYSVTAATYPSFSSTEDNDLSNSIKSSSRSRSPSPPPLSPAQNNEIETLEGSPMDFPALDNNKFEITINQPPSLLPAEGSNREYEDEGKLCKGKGFGYSNEIWLSTDQESSKCVINSEKFEKGESSAIFQDLMDRINEKLKSIETTDITTNLVKLSDSDRAPENDNVKLGDFITSLLHDAKASDYTFMELLSQHDKQVENKIIQTRFRKRQETLFAMYNSPDSPLIRRQSLQIKRELASLDETFIRKKSTLERNAKKSTKNYGKMSANKGDSYNMLEDKALQNSDSNLGMRCQTKSMSLPVCQAESMGLPLNNFETNSSFVAFSENNVTLADQTNFAKTQGDYAIEKEIDQSPLKGKYNGILGRTKRNIVPPGWYSVYVTNDFLCRKSSKAKKSPENVERDNIVKNLQAERSIDVNKIVRNTNLQVVVERLEDTINLAKKTKSPLLDSYKISSTYECDMNQTGRRGLHFNMGEKGGAGQSFLPQSHLSCSHACKPDCVPTREYKEVLDQGLGNNLLKSSSSDSDRLTSSNGDVQTRSEVGESASLLGYSSPIKLMFVSEVNSSEGVKYTLTAASASSTANTDLCLFQKYPDTISGKKSKTSDLVHEICIGDSGYNCNESDTTEESNFVNTETIADTCAADETDLNYFKQSEETVEKSSSGNESVLKRKPGRPKKIGPQVVKQVKRPIGRPPKPKIDTAENSDHRCEPTSIGKTTKSDVTVMKEVISNKNITVTVVFGRSRRTKRHVSEGNINIINAMPTQRDSNFTNDSSELRQNTETESGFAEIVKVLQNSATENEVSGSGYEYIRPIKNNPLLPHLYSNIIRPNQKPLTITRKPGRPAKVKISGISVTINRVSPQERKVSISGCLPPLQQQHMLGKKISQEKNNQPCNKMNEIKSIQNDTTKDASVITTTESRKHEIPLRHSVRDRRPSLHFLHSLASSSTFTCRSALLRKSYKLHLKKAKDRKEKHMQSNLRLASKDTSETKNSGSEEKGSEVNEFRSVNEISLDPIFSSNPSLRWWATSTSHDSLLEELNNRFEQITNTWLQVGGNEFEKCLYEKINHVEQDCSIKVSRPLDTCLVELEASPIKMLFQKKCNINELSTWFMQTTETQSLSLVRKANARNPLEVISTREIKMGSKQSDLNTSPFRKHFKKFALSSPSEPAGKLQILHKMVQAPVLNMKSNFTLARLRRTEFKKLQHDKWRQVKKMYNHGTGDWKSKRRNLRFFCQSQFFKNASGKISDVVPTHQGKSTVKTQPTEILESRNRILSTGTEVKDAFLPQTIELSDFSTHPGLTNIFKSHSEINGTSYNQKNVGKSQNQLKMSQSTRRAKTFKDCRIFLRKLNHIEQHKSFKLNTIIYAPEAVESRSNETYTEEKRHCTLKSYSARQDALKGKEKDVETCKGTNPSKVTAMLDDQLDSKKSSKCVNNESPAASSEVLNKINIRKRPQWETTDMNVRKRHKSQSCNTGQMANYYSKYQLA
- the LCORL gene encoding ligand-dependent nuclear receptor corepressor-like protein isoform X5, encoding MSFESILEGLYGPRLRRDLSLFEDCEPEELTDWSMDEKCSFCNLHKETVSDRTPIIGSSQSTPTEELSSQGHSNTDKIECQAENYLNALFRKKDLPQNCDPNIPLVAQELMKKMIRQFAIEYISKSSKIQENKNGSSFEPSLICKNIQMNQTENSLQEEQDSPLDLTVNRTQEQKTQQGDGVLDLSTKKNARLEESTYDPLSSENSVSGSTVGAKSEEATKLEKGKSALNKVLESLCSYHWQQILAILKFLIQDKNVPSLCSCLQPHIIHSETQNSLTEDENHVPFCSCDGHMLTKRCCLQNQNPNTYLPSLCVCIKDLHCLPCQTVATGCIKTVVNKRIANSCNRHRCYTGQLQNCNSKYSVTAATYPSFSSTEDNDLSNSIKSSSRSRSPSPPPLSPAQNNEIETLEGSPMDFPALDNNKFEITINQPPSLLPAEGSNREYEDEGKLCKGKGFGYSNEIWLSTDQESSKCVINSEKFEKGESSAIFQDLMDRINEKLKSIETTDITTNLVKLSDSDRAPENDNVKLGDFITSLLHDAKASDYTFMELLSQHDKQVENKIIQTRFRKRQETLFAMYNSPDSPLIRRQSLQIKRELASLDETFIRKKSTLERNAKKSTKNYGKMSANKGDSYNMLEDKALQNSDSNLGMRCQTKSMSLPVCQAESMGLPLNNFETNSSFVAFSENNVTLADQTNFAKTQGDYAIEKEIDQSPLKGKYNGILGRTKRNIVPPGWYSVYVTNDFLCRKSSKAKKSPENVERDNIVKNLQAERSIDVNKIVRNTNLQVVVERLEDTINLAKKTKSPLLDSYKISSTYECDMNQTGRRGLHFNMGEKGGAGQSFLPQSHLSCSHACKPDCVPTREYKEVLDQGLGNNLLKSSSSDSDRLTSSNGDVQTRSEVGESASLLGYSSPIKLMFVSEVNSSEGVKYTLTAASASSTANTDLCLFQKYPDTISGKKSKTSDLVHEICIGDSGYNCNESDTTEESNFVNTETIADTCAADETDLNYFKQSEETVEKSSSGNESVLKRKPGRPKKIGPQVVKQVKRPIGRPPKPKIDTAENSDHRCEPTSIGKTTKSDVTVMKEVISNKNITVTVVFGRSRRTKRHVSEGNINIINAMPTQRDSNFTNDSSELRQNTETESGFAEIVKVLQNSATENEVSGSGYEYIRPIKNNPLLPHLYSNIIRPNQKPLTITRKPGRPAKVKISGISVTINRVSPQERKVSISGCLPPLQQQHMLGKKISQEKNNQPCNKMNEIKSIQNDTTKDASVITTTESRKHEIPLRHSVRDRRPSLHFLHSLASSSTFTCRSALLRKSYKLHLKKAKDRKEKHMQSNLRLASKDTSETKNSGSEEKGSEVNEFRSVNEISLDPIFSSNPSLRWWATSTSHDSLLEELNNRFEQITNTWLQVGGNEFEKCLYEKINHVEQDCSIKVSRPLDTCLVELEASPIKMLFQKKCNINELSTWFMQTTETQSLSLVRKANARNPLEVISTREIKMGSKQSDLNTSPFRKHFKKFALSSPSEPAGKLQILHKMVQAPVLNMKSNFTLARLRRTEFKKLQHDKWRQVKKMYNHGTGDWKSKRRNLRFFCQSQFFKNASGKISDVVPTHQGKSTVKTQPTEILESRNRILSTGTEVKDAFLPQTIELSDFSTHPGLTNIFKSHSEINGTSYNQKNVGKSQNQLKMSQSTRRAKTFKDCRIFLRKLNHIEQHKSFKLNTIIYAPEAVESRSNETYTEEKRHCTLKSYSARQDALKGKEKDVETCKGTNPSKVTAMLDDQLDSKKSSKCVNNESPAASSEVLNKINIRKRPQWETTDMNVRKRHKSQSCNTGQMANYYSKYQLGPLNPVGLSLLGGFASRTAEYSMTPIQIPLHGSTQV
- the LCORL gene encoding ligand-dependent nuclear receptor corepressor-like protein isoform X4; this encodes MDTCDWRPLLGFESILEGLYGPRLRRDLSLFEDCEPEELTDWSMDEKCSFCNLHKETVSDRTPIIGSSQSTPTEELSSQGHSNTDKIECQAENYLNALFRKKDLPQNCDPNIPLVAQELMKKMIRQFAIEYISKSSKIQENKNGSSFEPSLICKNIQMNQTENSLQEEQDSPLDLTVNRTQEQKTQQGDGVLDLSTKKNARLEESTYDPLSSENSVSGSTVGAKSEEATKLEKGKSALNKVLESLCSYHWQQILAILKFLIQDKNVPSLCSCLQPHIIHSETQNSLTEDENHVPFCSCDGHMLTKRCCLQNQNPNTYLPSLCVCIKDLHCLPCQTVATGCIKTVVNKRIANSCNRHRCYTGQLQNCNSKYSVTAATYPSFSSTEDNDLSNSIKSSSRSRSPSPPPLSPAQNNEIETLEGSPMDFPALDNNKFEITINQPPSLLPAEGSNREYEDEGKLCKGKGFGYSNEIWLSTDQESSKCVINSEKFEKGESSAIFQDLMDRINEKLKSIETTDITTNLVKLSDSDRAPENDNVKLGDFITSLLHDAKASDYTFMELLSQHDKQVENKIIQTRFRKRQETLFAMYNSPDSPLIRRQSLQIKRELASLDETFIRKKSTLERNAKKSTKNYGKMSANKGDSYNMLEDKALQNSDSNLGMRCQTKSMSLPVCQAESMGLPLNNFETNSSFVAFSENNVTLADQTNFAKTQGDYAIEKEIDQSPLKGKYNGILGRTKRNIVPPGWYSVYVTNDFLCRKSSKAKKSPENVERDNIVKNLQAERSIDVNKIVRNTNLQVVVERLEDTINLAKKTKSPLLDSYKISSTYECDMNQTGRRGLHFNMGEKGGAGQSFLPQSHLSCSHACKPDCVPTREYKEVLDQGLGNNLLKSSSSDSDRLTSSNGDVQTRSEVGESASLLGYSSPIKLMFVSEVNSSEGVKYTLTAASASSTANTDLCLFQKYPDTISGKKSKTSDLVHEICIGDSGYNCNESDTTEESNFVNTETIADTCAADETDLNYFKQSEETVEKSSSGNESVLKRKPGRPKKIGPQVVKQVKRPIGRPPKPKIDTAENSDHRCEPTSIGKTTKSDVTVMKEVISNKNITVTVVFGRSRRTKRHVSEGNINIINAMPTQRDSNFTNDSSELRQNTETESGFAEIVKVLQNSATENEVSGSGYEYIRPIKNNPLLPHLYSNIIRPNQKPLTITRKPGRPAKVKISGISVTINRVSPQERKVSISGCLPPLQQQHMLGKKISQEKNNQPCNKMNEIKSIQNDTTKDASVITTTESRKHEIPLRHSVRDRRPSLHFLHSLASSSTFTCRSALLRKSYKLHLKKAKDRKEKHMQSNLRLASKDTSETKNSGSEEKGSEVNEFRSVNEISLDPIFSSNPSLRWWATSTSHDSLLEELNNRFEQITNTWLQVGGNEFEKCLYEKINHVEQDCSIKVSRPLDTCLVELEASPIKMLFQKKCNINELSTWFMQTTETQSLSLVRKANARNPLEVISTREIKMGSKQSDLNTSPFRKHFKKFALSSPSEPAGKLQILHKMVQAPVLNMKSNFTLARLRRTEFKKLQHDKWRQVKKMYNHGTGDWKSKRRNLRFFCQSQFFKNASGKISDVVPTHQGKSTVKTQPTEILESRNRILSTGTEVKDAFLPQTIELSDFSTHPGLTNIFKSHSEINGTSYNQKNVGKSQNQLKMSQSTRRAKTFKDCRIFLRKLNHIEQHKSFKLNTIIYAPEAVESRSNETYTEEKRHCTLKSYSARQDALKGKEKDVETCKGTNPSKVTAMLDDQLDSKKSSKCVNNESPAASSEVLNKINIRKRPQWETTDMNVRKRHKSQSCNTGQMANYYSKYQLGPLNPVGLSLLGGFASRTAEYSMTPIQIPLHGSTQV
- the LCORL gene encoding ligand-dependent nuclear receptor corepressor-like protein isoform X2, translated to MEKETDRMAAAAPAPPAAASSPQCRSPRCTAERRGVRRELDSWRHRLMHCVDCEPEELTDWSMDEKCSFCNLHKETVSDRTPIIGSSQSTPTEELSSQGHSNTDKIECQAENYLNALFRKKDLPQNCDPNIPLVAQELMKKMIRQFAIEYISKSSKIQENKNGSSFEPSLICKNIQMNQTENSLQEEQDSPLDLTVNRTQEQKTQQGDGVLDLSTKKNARLEESTYDPLSSENSVSGSTVGAKSEEATKLEKGKSALNKVLESLCSYHWQQILAILKFLIQDKNVPSLCSCLQPHIIHSETQNSLTEDENHVPFCSCDGHMLTKRCCLQNQNPNTYLPSLCVCIKDLHCLPCQTVATGCIKTVVNKRIANSCNRHRCYTGQLQNCNSKYSVTAATYPSFSSTEDNDLSNSIKSSSRSRSPSPPPLSPAQNNEIETLEGSPMDFPALDNNKFEITINQPPSLLPAEGSNREYEDEGKLCKGKGFGYSNEIWLSTDQESSKCVINSEKFEKGESSAIFQDLMDRINEKLKSIETTDITTNLVKLSDSDRAPENDNVKLGDFITSLLHDAKASDYTFMELLSQHDKQVENKIIQTRFRKRQETLFAMYNSPDSPLIRRQSLQIKRELASLDETFIRKKSTLERNAKKSTKNYGKMSANKGDSYNMLEDKALQNSDSNLGMRCQTKSMSLPVCQAESMGLPLNNFETNSSFVAFSENNVTLADQTNFAKTQGDYAIEKEIDQSPLKGKYNGILGRTKRNIVPPGWYSVYVTNDFLCRKSSKAKKSPENVERDNIVKNLQAERSIDVNKIVRNTNLQVVVERLEDTINLAKKTKSPLLDSYKISSTYECDMNQTGRRGLHFNMGEKGGAGQSFLPQSHLSCSHACKPDCVPTREYKEVLDQGLGNNLLKSSSSDSDRLTSSNGDVQTRSEVGESASLLGYSSPIKLMFVSEVNSSEGVKYTLTAASASSTANTDLCLFQKYPDTISGKKSKTSDLVHEICIGDSGYNCNESDTTEESNFVNTETIADTCAADETDLNYFKQSEETVEKSSSGNESVLKRKPGRPKKIGPQVVKQVKRPIGRPPKPKIDTAENSDHRCEPTSIGKTTKSDVTVMKEVISNKNITVTVVFGRSRRTKRHVSEGNINIINAMPTQRDSNFTNDSSELRQNTETESGFAEIVKVLQNSATENEVSGSGYEYIRPIKNNPLLPHLYSNIIRPNQKPLTITRKPGRPAKVKISGISVTINRVSPQERKVSISGCLPPLQQQHMLGKKISQEKNNQPCNKMNEIKSIQNDTTKDASVITTTESRKHEIPLRHSVRDRRPSLHFLHSLASSSTFTCRSALLRKSYKLHLKKAKDRKEKHMQSNLRLASKDTSETKNSGSEEKGSEVNEFRSVNEISLDPIFSSNPSLRWWATSTSHDSLLEELNNRFEQITNTWLQVGGNEFEKCLYEKINHVEQDCSIKVSRPLDTCLVELEASPIKMLFQKKCNINELSTWFMQTTETQSLSLVRKANARNPLEVISTREIKMGSKQSDLNTSPFRKHFKKFALSSPSEPAGKLQILHKMVQAPVLNMKSNFTLARLRRTEFKKLQHDKWRQVKKMYNHGTGDWKSKRRNLRFFCQSQFFKNASGKISDVVPTHQGKSTVKTQPTEILESRNRILSTGTEVKDAFLPQTIELSDFSTHPGLTNIFKSHSEINGTSYNQKNVGKSQNQLKMSQSTRRAKTFKDCRIFLRKLNHIEQHKSFKLNTIIYAPEAVESRSNETYTEEKRHCTLKSYSARQDALKGKEKDVETCKGTNPSKVTAMLDDQLDSKKSSKCVNNESPAASSEVLNKINIRKRPQWETTDMNVRKRHKSQSCNTGQMANYYSKYQLGPLNPVGLSLLGGFASRTAEYSMTPIQIPLHGSTQV